One uncultured Gellertiella sp. genomic window carries:
- a CDS encoding alpha/beta hydrolase, protein MHLNAPHFAEFHHDGLRLAYFDEGEPSGEPVLLIHGFASSALVNWVHPGWLKTLGDAGFRVIAIDNRGHGRSDKPHLPEAYHPASMADDAVALLDHLGISQAHVMGYSMGARISAFAGLRHPHRVRSLVFGGLGLGMVDGAGDWDPIAAALRAPSLDDVTDARGRMFRAFAEQTRSDRIALAACIETSRDLVTPEQLQRLTMPVLVGVGTKDDIAGSAQALAALLPDAEALDIPNRDHMLAVGDRVFKHAVLGFFDGIDRT, encoded by the coding sequence ATGCATCTCAATGCCCCCCATTTTGCCGAGTTTCACCATGATGGCCTGCGGCTGGCCTATTTCGACGAGGGCGAGCCCTCCGGCGAGCCCGTGCTGCTGATCCACGGCTTTGCCTCCAGCGCGCTGGTCAACTGGGTGCATCCCGGCTGGCTGAAGACGCTGGGGGATGCGGGTTTCCGGGTGATTGCCATCGACAATCGCGGCCATGGCAGGAGCGACAAGCCGCATCTGCCCGAGGCCTACCACCCCGCCAGCATGGCGGATGATGCCGTGGCGCTGCTCGATCATCTCGGCATTTCGCAGGCGCATGTGATGGGCTATTCGATGGGGGCGCGGATTTCGGCCTTTGCGGGTCTGCGCCATCCGCACCGGGTGCGCTCGCTGGTCTTCGGCGGCCTCGGGCTCGGCATGGTCGATGGCGCCGGCGACTGGGACCCGATTGCCGCTGCATTGCGGGCACCGTCTCTCGACGATGTCACCGACGCGCGGGGCCGGATGTTCCGCGCCTTTGCCGAACAGACCAGAAGCGACCGGATCGCCCTTGCCGCCTGCATCGAGACCTCGCGCGACCTGGTGACGCCCGAGCAGTTGCAGCGCCTCACCATGCCGGTGCTGGTCGGCGTCGGCACGAAGGACGACATTGCGGGTTCGGCGCAGGCACTGGCGGCCCTGCTGCCCGATGCCGAGGCGCTGGATATCCCGAACCGCGACCACATGCTGGCCGTCGGAGACCGGGTGTTCAAGCATGCGGTGCTCGGCTTTTTCGATGGGATCGACCGGACCTGA
- a CDS encoding enoyl-CoA hydratase-related protein produces the protein MKNATGFTADFAGSLMRVACTDHKGVLVLDNPRRKNAVTAAMWRAIPAAIDALVEEAGARVIVITGAGAVDFSAGADISEFAEVRGDAVSAARYEAENAAAFAAIRAAPVPTIAVIRGICYGGGFGLAAACDLRLGDPTARFCIPPARLGLAYPVDAIRDIVTGLGNQMARLALYTGQVMHPEQLKEQGFLLDCIATDRLEQAASSLAETIAANAPLSIRASKLAIRGVSEADPALGRDAGIIGASTFDSADYAEGRQAFAERRKPHFTGR, from the coding sequence ATGAAGAACGCAACGGGGTTTACGGCAGATTTCGCGGGCAGTCTCATGCGGGTTGCCTGCACCGACCACAAGGGCGTGCTGGTCCTCGACAATCCCCGCCGCAAGAATGCGGTCACGGCGGCCATGTGGCGGGCGATACCCGCCGCCATCGACGCACTGGTGGAGGAGGCCGGGGCGCGGGTGATTGTGATCACCGGAGCCGGAGCGGTCGATTTTTCCGCCGGAGCCGACATTTCCGAATTTGCCGAGGTGCGGGGCGATGCGGTGAGTGCCGCCCGCTACGAGGCCGAAAATGCCGCAGCCTTTGCGGCCATCCGGGCAGCGCCGGTGCCAACCATCGCCGTCATCCGGGGCATCTGCTATGGTGGCGGCTTCGGGCTTGCGGCGGCCTGTGACCTCCGGCTTGGGGATCCGACCGCCCGCTTCTGCATCCCGCCCGCAAGGCTCGGCCTTGCCTATCCCGTCGATGCCATCCGCGATATCGTCACAGGCCTTGGCAACCAGATGGCACGGCTGGCGCTTTATACCGGCCAGGTCATGCATCCCGAGCAACTGAAGGAGCAAGGGTTCCTGCTCGACTGCATCGCCACGGACAGGCTCGAACAGGCCGCCTCCTCGCTTGCCGAGACCATTGCCGCCAATGCACCGCTGTCGATCCGGGCGTCGAAGCTTGCCATACGCGGTGTATCGGAAGCCGATCCGGCGCTCGGCCGCGATGCCGGGATCATCGGCGCCTCGACATTCGACAGTGCCGACTATGCCGAAGGCCGGCAGGCCTTTGCCGAGCGGCGCAAGCCGCATTTCACCGGGCGGTGA
- the cysE gene encoding serine O-acetyltransferase, giving the protein MGVLGDIRHKDQVKIVDPIWDTMLHEGRTAAENDPILAAFLYSTILNHRSLEDCVIYRICERLDHPDMQAVLLRQTFGEMLEDWPEWGSILRVDIQAVYDRDPACTRFMEPVLYFKGFHAIQTHRLAHWLWKRGRQDFALYLQSRSSSVFQTDINPAARLGRGLFFDHATGIVIGSTAVVGDNVSILQGVTLGGTGKESGDRHPKIHDGVLIGAGAKILGNIDIGHCSRIASGSVVLKAVPPKTTVAGVPAKVVGEAGCSEPSRAMDQVVIGGDI; this is encoded by the coding sequence ATGGGCGTCCTGGGTGACATCCGCCACAAGGATCAGGTAAAGATCGTCGACCCGATTTGGGACACGATGCTGCATGAAGGTCGCACCGCTGCCGAAAACGACCCGATCCTCGCGGCTTTCCTCTATTCGACCATCCTCAATCATCGCTCGCTCGAGGATTGCGTGATCTATCGCATCTGCGAGCGGCTCGACCACCCCGACATGCAGGCGGTGCTGCTGCGCCAGACCTTTGGCGAAATGCTGGAAGACTGGCCGGAATGGGGCTCGATCCTGCGGGTCGATATCCAGGCGGTCTATGATCGCGACCCCGCCTGCACCCGGTTCATGGAGCCGGTACTCTATTTCAAGGGTTTCCATGCCATCCAGACCCACCGGCTCGCCCACTGGCTGTGGAAGCGGGGGCGGCAGGATTTCGCCCTCTATCTGCAGAGCCGTTCCTCAAGCGTCTTCCAGACCGACATCAATCCGGCGGCCCGTCTCGGACGCGGCCTGTTCTTCGACCACGCGACCGGCATCGTGATTGGCAGCACGGCCGTTGTCGGCGACAATGTCTCGATCCTCCAGGGCGTGACGCTTGGCGGCACCGGCAAGGAATCCGGGGATCGCCATCCGAAGATCCATGATGGCGTGCTGATCGGGGCGGGCGCCAAGATCCTCGGCAATATCGATATCGGCCATTGCTCGCGGATTGCCTCCGGCTCGGTGGTGCTGAAGGCGGTGCCGCCGAAGACCACGGTTGCCGGTGTTCCGGCAAAGGTGGTGGGCGAGGCCGGCTGTTCCGAACCGTCGCGCGCCATGGACCAGGTAGTCATCGGCGGCGATATCTGA
- a CDS encoding DUF3126 family protein has translation MKPDELKKLDAYLKRTLNPNITVKARPRKNDSGEVYLGEEFLGVIYRDDEDGDLSYNFSMAILEVDL, from the coding sequence GTGAAACCCGACGAGCTCAAGAAACTGGACGCCTATCTGAAGCGCACCCTCAACCCGAACATCACGGTCAAGGCGCGTCCGCGCAAGAACGATTCGGGCGAAGTCTATCTCGGCGAGGAATTCCTGGGCGTCATCTATCGCGACGACGAAGACGGCGACCTCTCCTACAATTTCTCCATGGCCATCCTGGAAGTCGATCTTTGA
- a CDS encoding phasin family protein, which produces MFNFDEASRKGKDVMDGMLKSYAEVSRGFQALATEAADFSRKSYEQGIAHVEAISSVKSPESAFELQAAFVKSSYQTAMAEMTRIGELYADLAKTAYKPFETPVAKAATVNTAPVQAGAEIVSAA; this is translated from the coding sequence ATGTTCAATTTCGATGAAGCCAGCCGCAAGGGCAAGGATGTCATGGATGGCATGCTGAAGAGCTATGCCGAGGTCAGCCGGGGTTTCCAGGCGCTTGCCACGGAAGCTGCGGATTTCTCGCGCAAGTCCTATGAACAGGGCATTGCCCATGTCGAGGCGATTTCCAGCGTCAAGTCGCCGGAATCGGCCTTCGAACTGCAGGCTGCCTTTGTGAAGAGCAGCTATCAGACGGCAATGGCCGAAATGACCCGGATCGGCGAACTCTATGCCGACCTGGCAAAGACCGCTTACAAGCCGTTCGAGACGCCGGTCGCCAAGGCCGCCACCGTCAACACTGCGCCGGTTCAGGCTGGCGCGGAGATCGTGTCCGCCGCCTGA
- the clpS gene encoding ATP-dependent Clp protease adapter ClpS: protein MMVKPVRMQGQGDGEGETPGRGTSVITRTKPKTKKPNLYRVLLLNDDYTPMEFVIHILERFFQKDREAATRIMLLVHNHGVGECGVYTYEVAETKVSQVMDFARQHQHPLQCVMEKK, encoded by the coding sequence ATGATGGTGAAACCGGTCCGGATGCAGGGGCAAGGCGACGGCGAGGGCGAGACGCCAGGCCGTGGCACTTCGGTCATCACCCGTACCAAGCCGAAGACCAAGAAGCCGAATCTCTACCGCGTCCTGCTCTTGAACGACGATTACACCCCGATGGAATTCGTCATTCACATTCTGGAGCGTTTTTTCCAGAAGGACAGGGAAGCGGCCACCCGCATCATGCTGCTCGTGCACAATCACGGGGTCGGCGAATGCGGGGTCTACACATACGAAGTGGCTGAAACCAAAGTCAGCCAGGTGATGGATTTTGCGCGCCAGCACCAGCATCCTTTGCAATGTGTCATGGAAAAGAAGTGA
- the clpA gene encoding ATP-dependent Clp protease ATP-binding subunit ClpA has product MPTFSPSLEKALHQALTYANERHHEYATLEHLLLALIDDADAAAVMGACNVDFEALRKTVTAYVDKELSNLVTGYDEDSKPTSGFQRVIQRAVIHVQSSGREEVTGANVLVAIFAERESHAAFFLQEQEMTRYDAVNFISHGIGKRPGASQARPPRGAEESESEAKPRSEQEDGATKKQPEALKAYCVNLNEKAKNGKIDPLIGRHDEVNRTIQVLCRRSKNNPLYVGDPGVGKTAIAEGLAKRIVEKKVPEALQDATIFSLDMGTLLAGTRYRGDFEERLKQVVKELEEYPGAVLFIDEIHTVIGAGATSGGAMDASNLLKPALSSGAIRCIGSTTYKEYRQFFEKDRALVRRFQKIDVNEPTIPDTIEIMKGLKPYFEEYHKLRYSNEAIKSAVELSARYINDRKLPDKAIDVIDETGAAQMLLPASKRRKLITEREIEATIATMARIPPKTVSKDDEMVLANLEKDLRSVVYGQDEAIEALSTSIKLARAGLREPNKPIGCYVFSGPTGVGKTEVAKQLAASLGVELLRFDMSEYMERHTVSRLLGAPPGYVGFDQGGLLTDGVDQHPHCVVLLDEIEKAHPDIFNILLQVMDHGSLTDHNGKKIDFRNVILIMTTNAGASEMAKSAIGFGSSKRTGEDTEALTKLFTPEFRNRLDATIAFAPLPTEVIHKVVQKFVMQLESQLSERNVTFDVKPDAVAWLATRGYDEKMGARPLARVIQEHIKKPLADEILFGKLKKGGVVRVSTGPGKDGKDGLVLIAEPDGVPVKPKPEAEAIKPNGRKAKAARPKDAELALADGDAQVAEAVPAKPKRASSVPKVPKKK; this is encoded by the coding sequence GTGCCAACATTTTCGCCTAGTCTTGAAAAGGCGCTGCACCAGGCCCTGACCTATGCCAATGAGCGGCATCACGAATATGCCACGCTTGAGCATTTGCTGCTGGCCCTGATCGACGACGCCGATGCTGCCGCTGTCATGGGCGCCTGCAATGTGGATTTCGAAGCCCTGCGCAAAACCGTGACAGCCTATGTGGACAAGGAATTGTCCAATCTGGTGACGGGCTATGACGAAGACTCCAAGCCGACGTCGGGCTTCCAGCGCGTCATCCAGCGCGCGGTGATCCACGTGCAATCCTCCGGACGCGAAGAGGTGACGGGGGCCAATGTGCTGGTGGCGATCTTTGCCGAACGCGAGAGCCATGCCGCTTTCTTCCTGCAGGAGCAGGAAATGACCCGCTACGACGCGGTGAACTTTATCTCCCATGGAATTGGCAAGCGCCCCGGCGCTTCGCAAGCTCGCCCGCCGCGTGGTGCGGAGGAAAGCGAGAGCGAGGCAAAGCCGAGAAGCGAGCAGGAGGACGGGGCTACGAAGAAACAACCGGAAGCGCTCAAGGCCTATTGCGTCAATCTCAATGAAAAGGCGAAGAACGGCAAGATCGACCCGCTGATCGGCCGTCACGACGAGGTCAACCGCACCATCCAGGTGCTGTGCCGCCGGTCGAAGAACAACCCGCTCTATGTCGGCGATCCCGGTGTCGGCAAGACCGCCATCGCGGAGGGCCTCGCCAAGCGCATCGTCGAAAAGAAGGTGCCCGAGGCGTTGCAGGACGCCACGATCTTCTCGCTCGACATGGGCACGCTTCTGGCCGGAACCCGCTATCGCGGCGATTTCGAGGAACGCCTGAAGCAGGTGGTCAAGGAACTGGAAGAATATCCCGGTGCCGTTCTGTTCATCGACGAAATCCACACCGTGATCGGTGCGGGAGCCACCTCGGGCGGTGCGATGGATGCATCAAACCTGCTGAAGCCGGCACTCTCCTCCGGTGCCATCCGCTGCATCGGCTCGACCACCTACAAGGAATACCGGCAGTTCTTTGAGAAGGACCGGGCGCTGGTGCGCCGGTTCCAGAAGATTGATGTCAACGAGCCGACCATTCCCGACACGATCGAGATCATGAAGGGCCTGAAGCCGTATTTCGAGGAATATCACAAGCTTCGCTATTCCAACGAGGCGATCAAATCGGCTGTCGAGCTCTCGGCCCGCTACATCAACGACCGCAAGCTGCCGGACAAGGCGATCGACGTGATCGACGAGACCGGCGCGGCGCAGATGCTGCTCCCGGCCTCCAAACGCCGCAAGCTGATCACCGAACGGGAAATCGAGGCGACGATTGCCACCATGGCAAGGATCCCGCCGAAAACCGTGTCCAAGGATGACGAGATGGTTCTCGCCAATCTGGAGAAGGATCTGCGCTCGGTGGTCTATGGTCAGGACGAGGCCATCGAGGCGCTTTCGACCTCGATCAAGCTTGCCCGCGCCGGACTTCGCGAACCGAACAAGCCGATTGGCTGCTACGTGTTTTCCGGCCCGACCGGGGTCGGCAAGACCGAGGTTGCCAAGCAGCTTGCCGCCTCGCTCGGCGTCGAACTGCTGCGCTTCGACATGTCGGAATATATGGAACGCCACACGGTCTCGCGGCTGCTCGGCGCACCTCCGGGCTATGTCGGCTTCGACCAGGGCGGGCTGCTCACCGATGGCGTCGACCAGCACCCGCATTGTGTCGTGCTGCTCGATGAAATCGAGAAGGCGCATCCGGATATTTTCAATATCCTGCTGCAGGTTATGGACCATGGTTCACTCACCGACCACAATGGCAAGAAGATCGACTTCCGTAACGTGATCCTGATCATGACCACCAATGCGGGCGCGTCCGAAATGGCAAAGTCGGCCATCGGCTTCGGCTCCTCGAAGCGGACCGGCGAGGATACGGAGGCGCTGACCAAGCTGTTCACGCCCGAATTCCGCAACCGTCTGGACGCGACCATCGCCTTTGCGCCGCTGCCGACCGAGGTCATCCACAAGGTCGTGCAGAAATTCGTCATGCAGCTGGAATCGCAGCTGTCCGAACGCAACGTCACCTTCGACGTTAAGCCGGATGCGGTTGCCTGGCTTGCCACCCGTGGCTATGACGAAAAGATGGGCGCGCGGCCTCTGGCCCGCGTCATCCAGGAGCACATCAAGAAGCCGCTCGCCGACGAGATCCTGTTCGGCAAGCTGAAGAAGGGCGGCGTCGTGCGCGTTTCCACCGGTCCCGGCAAGGACGGCAAGGATGGGCTGGTCCTGATCGCCGAGCCTGACGGCGTGCCGGTCAAGCCAAAGCCGGAAGCCGAGGCGATCAAGCCGAACGGCAGGAAGGCGAAGGCGGCGAGGCCAAAGGACGCCGAACTGGCTCTGGCGGACGGTGATGCTCAGGTTGCCGAGGCAGTGCCCGCCAAGCCGAAACGGGCGAGTTCCGTGCCGAAGGTGCCGAAGAAGAAGTAA
- a CDS encoding AzlC family ABC transporter permease, producing MENNNLTERSGLFWFARGAARVTSIPSIILMFAFMGFAGLCRDSGFTLPQTLAMVASIWALPANVVLVGAILSKASLLTAMLSVGLSSIRLLPMAVAILPEMQVPKTRKLTLYVLSHFVAITAWVMALERFADIPKPHRTAYFGGIGFIFLVANLLVVMLTFAIANALPPLLAAALIFITPLYFLFSLWGSAREHHSHFAMGFGLLLTPVFHALSPQTDILLTGVTGGVLAYVTGQFVAGRAKR from the coding sequence ATGGAAAATAACAACCTGACTGAGCGTTCCGGCCTCTTCTGGTTCGCCAGGGGGGCGGCCCGGGTCACTTCGATTCCGTCGATCATCCTGATGTTTGCCTTCATGGGTTTTGCGGGTCTCTGCCGGGATTCAGGCTTTACCCTGCCGCAGACCCTCGCTATGGTCGCCAGCATCTGGGCGCTGCCCGCCAATGTCGTGCTGGTCGGAGCCATCCTGTCCAAGGCGTCGCTGCTGACCGCGATGCTGTCGGTCGGCCTGTCGTCGATCCGGCTGCTGCCGATGGCGGTGGCGATCCTGCCGGAAATGCAGGTGCCGAAGACCCGCAAGCTGACGCTCTATGTCCTCTCGCATTTCGTCGCGATCACCGCCTGGGTGATGGCGCTCGAACGATTCGCCGACATTCCAAAACCGCATCGTACCGCCTATTTCGGCGGCATCGGCTTCATCTTTCTCGTTGCCAATCTGCTGGTGGTGATGCTGACCTTCGCGATTGCCAATGCCTTGCCGCCGCTGCTGGCGGCAGCCCTCATCTTCATCACGCCGCTCTATTTCCTGTTCTCGCTCTGGGGATCGGCGCGCGAACATCACAGCCACTTCGCCATGGGCTTCGGTCTGCTTCTGACGCCGGTTTTTCACGCCCTGTCACCGCAGACGGATATTCTGCTGACCGGCGTCACCGGTGGAGTTCTTGCCTATGTCACCGGTCAATTCGTGGCGGGGAGGGCGAAACGGTGA
- a CDS encoding AzlD domain-containing protein: protein MSFTAFDNGYWPYLFILIAGWLPTDIWRFLGVYLAGHVREDSGALVFARTLATSLVAAVIAKLVLYPEGALAASPLWLRLAAMAAGFAVYLKLGRKVYLGVIAGEALLVGGIWFSHVAA from the coding sequence GTGAGCTTTACCGCCTTCGACAATGGCTACTGGCCCTATCTGTTCATCCTGATCGCCGGATGGCTGCCGACCGATATCTGGCGGTTTCTCGGCGTCTATCTGGCGGGGCATGTGCGCGAAGACAGCGGCGCGCTGGTCTTTGCCCGCACGCTTGCCACCTCGCTGGTCGCCGCCGTCATCGCCAAGCTGGTGCTTTACCCGGAAGGCGCTCTTGCGGCATCGCCGCTCTGGCTGCGGCTTGCGGCGATGGCGGCGGGCTTTGCCGTCTACCTGAAGCTTGGCCGCAAGGTCTATCTCGGCGTGATCGCCGGCGAGGCACTGCTCGTCGGCGGCATCTGGTTCAGCCACGTGGCTGCCTGA
- a CDS encoding HIT family protein gives MTAYDSSNIFAKILRGEIPSHRVYEDEHTVALMDVMPQSPGHVLVIPKAGSRNLLDADPAVLGRTIAVVQKIANAVKAAFEADGVHIAQFNEAAAGQTVFHLHFHVIPRHEHAGLRPHSGTMEEGAVLAAHAEKIRKALA, from the coding sequence ATGACCGCCTACGACAGCAGCAATATCTTCGCCAAAATCCTGCGCGGCGAGATCCCGTCGCACCGCGTCTATGAGGACGAGCACACGGTGGCGCTGATGGATGTGATGCCGCAGTCTCCCGGCCATGTGCTGGTGATCCCGAAGGCCGGTTCCCGCAACCTGCTCGATGCCGATCCTGCCGTACTCGGACGGACGATTGCCGTGGTGCAAAAGATTGCCAATGCCGTGAAGGCGGCCTTCGAGGCGGATGGCGTCCATATCGCCCAGTTCAACGAAGCGGCTGCCGGGCAGACGGTGTTTCACCTGCATTTCCACGTCATCCCCCGCCACGAACATGCAGGCCTGCGCCCGCACAGCGGCACGATGGAAGAAGGCGCGGTACTGGCCGCCCATGCGGAGAAGATCAGGAAAGCGCTGGCCTGA
- a CDS encoding GNAT family N-acetyltransferase, whose translation MSDSYTLRTVRSFREIDAQAWGRLAGTTRGAEGGLYNPFLSHAYLSALERSGSATAKTGWLGHHLLLENAAGDLLGAIPCYLKTHSQGEYVFDHGWADAYERAGGHYYPKLQAAIPFTPATGPRLLARPGDHASTVKAALAAGLKQVARHLDVSSAHVTFVDAVDLPVFLAEDYLHRTDQQFHFINDGYADHNAFLDTLASRKRKALKKERRAALENGISIDWLTGKDLTEEIWDQFFAFYMDTGSRKWGRPYLTRAFYSLIGARMAEDILLVMAKREGRYVAGAINFIGGEALYGRHWGCIEDHPYLHFEVCYHQAIDFALSRGLKRVEAGAQGEHKLARGYLPVTTHSVHDLTHKGLRRAVADYLEQERQQVADMSGILTEHSPFRKGERQQPAPSGAAEHDEGDQTG comes from the coding sequence ATGAGCGACAGCTATACCCTTCGCACCGTCCGGTCGTTCCGGGAGATCGATGCCCAAGCCTGGGGTCGGCTCGCGGGAACGACGCGCGGCGCGGAGGGTGGGCTTTATAATCCCTTCCTGTCGCATGCCTATCTCTCGGCCCTCGAACGGTCCGGCTCGGCGACAGCCAAGACCGGCTGGCTCGGCCATCACCTGCTGCTGGAAAATGCGGCAGGCGACCTGCTCGGGGCCATTCCCTGCTATCTCAAGACCCACAGCCAGGGCGAATATGTCTTCGACCATGGCTGGGCCGATGCCTATGAGCGGGCGGGCGGACACTATTATCCGAAGCTGCAGGCCGCCATTCCCTTCACGCCCGCAACCGGCCCGCGGCTTCTGGCAAGGCCCGGCGATCACGCCTCAACCGTCAAGGCGGCGCTTGCTGCGGGGCTGAAACAGGTCGCTCGCCATCTCGATGTCTCCTCGGCCCATGTCACCTTCGTCGACGCGGTCGATCTGCCGGTGTTTCTGGCGGAGGACTATCTGCACCGCACCGACCAGCAATTCCATTTCATCAATGACGGCTATGCCGATCACAACGCTTTTCTCGACACGCTTGCCTCGCGCAAGCGCAAGGCGCTGAAGAAGGAGCGCCGCGCCGCGCTTGAAAACGGCATCAGCATCGACTGGCTGACGGGCAAGGATCTCACCGAAGAGATCTGGGACCAGTTCTTTGCCTTCTACATGGATACCGGCAGCCGCAAATGGGGCCGTCCCTATCTCACCCGCGCCTTCTATTCGCTGATCGGCGCGCGGATGGCGGAGGATATCCTGCTGGTGATGGCAAAACGCGAAGGGCGCTATGTCGCGGGTGCCATCAATTTCATCGGCGGTGAAGCGCTTTACGGTCGCCACTGGGGCTGTATCGAGGACCACCCCTACCTGCATTTCGAGGTCTGCTATCATCAGGCCATCGATTTTGCCCTGTCGCGCGGGCTGAAGCGGGTGGAAGCGGGGGCACAGGGCGAGCACAAGCTGGCTCGCGGCTATCTGCCCGTGACCACCCATTCCGTCCATGACCTCACCCACAAGGGTCTGCGCCGCGCGGTCGCAGATTATCTCGAACAGGAACGGCAGCAGGTTGCCGACATGTCCGGGATCCTCACCGAACACAGCCCTTTCCGCAAGGGCGAACGCCAGCAGCCCGCACCATCAGGCGCTGCCGAACATGACGAAGGAGATCAAACCGGATGA
- a CDS encoding glycerophosphodiester phosphodiesterase: MKDLAWLTARPIAHRGYHDMNHAIWENTLSGFSRAIEAGFGIECDLQYAADGTVVVFHDDDLERLCKIKGDVRERSAGELGLLSVGGTKDRVPSLKQLLRLAAGKVPLVLELKGRKGDDEGFAEAVLDALEGYAGHVALMSFDVWLLKDLKDLGSPWPVGLTAEGTEPESFFAHDEAMHLGLDFISYCNAHLPNSFVTAQRQRHIPVITWTVRDEAAARHTYAHADQITFEGFDPGTMTRSA, encoded by the coding sequence ATGAAGGATCTCGCCTGGCTCACCGCACGACCGATTGCCCATCGCGGCTATCATGACATGAACCACGCGATCTGGGAAAACACGCTTTCGGGCTTTTCCCGCGCCATCGAGGCCGGTTTCGGCATCGAATGCGACCTGCAATATGCCGCCGATGGCACCGTCGTGGTCTTCCATGACGACGATCTCGAACGGCTCTGCAAGATCAAGGGCGACGTGCGCGAACGCAGTGCGGGCGAGCTCGGCCTGCTGTCGGTTGGCGGCACGAAGGACAGGGTGCCGTCGCTGAAGCAGCTGCTGCGGCTCGCCGCCGGCAAGGTGCCACTGGTGCTGGAGCTGAAGGGCCGCAAGGGCGACGACGAGGGCTTTGCCGAAGCGGTGCTCGACGCGCTTGAAGGCTACGCTGGCCACGTGGCATTGATGAGTTTCGATGTCTGGCTGCTCAAGGACCTGAAGGATCTCGGCTCCCCCTGGCCCGTCGGCCTGACGGCTGAAGGCACCGAGCCCGAAAGTTTCTTTGCCCATGACGAGGCCATGCATCTGGGGCTGGATTTCATCTCCTATTGCAACGCCCATCTGCCGAACAGCTTTGTCACCGCCCAGAGACAGAGACATATTCCTGTCATTACCTGGACGGTCCGTGACGAAGCGGCAGCGCGCCATACCTATGCCCATGCCGACCAGATAACCTTCGAGGGATTTGATCCCGGGACCATGACCAGATCAGCATGA
- a CDS encoding RidA family protein, whose protein sequence is MSDAIISRLSELGYALPQAAAPAANYVPYVISGNMLHISGQLPMENGKLAVTGHLGRNVDVATAQRAAELCAVNILAQASAALGGDLSRIRRVVKLNGFVASTPEFVEQHLVINGASNLIGTVLGEAGKHARAAVGMASLPLNAAVEIDAIMEIA, encoded by the coding sequence ATGTCCGATGCCATCATCAGCCGCCTTTCGGAGCTCGGATATGCCCTGCCCCAGGCTGCCGCACCGGCCGCAAACTATGTTCCCTACGTGATTTCGGGCAACATGCTGCACATTTCCGGCCAGCTGCCGATGGAGAACGGCAAGCTCGCCGTGACCGGCCATCTCGGCCGCAATGTGGATGTCGCGACCGCCCAGCGCGCCGCCGAACTCTGTGCGGTCAACATCCTGGCGCAGGCCAGTGCCGCCCTCGGTGGCGACCTCTCCCGCATCCGCCGGGTGGTCAAGCTCAACGGCTTCGTCGCCTCGACGCCGGAATTCGTCGAGCAGCACCTGGTGATCAATGGCGCCTCCAACCTGATTGGCACGGTGCTCGGCGAGGCCGGCAAGCATGCCCGCGCCGCCGTCGGCATGGCCTCGCTGCCGCTCAATGCCGCCGTGGAAATCGATGCGATCATGGAAATTGCCTGA